From the genome of Vicia villosa cultivar HV-30 ecotype Madison, WI linkage group LG2, Vvil1.0, whole genome shotgun sequence, one region includes:
- the LOC131649822 gene encoding uncharacterized protein LOC131649822: MPRHDGTVNAIEVVTEQELVQQRSSPIDSLKRYLLARGFILEHNEAFKDTLQRLVDQGMIQLKEHPEEEYVAMLERNEPLIIPSPGARKTLIIPCAKAPLMIPTQVHTRVIPVRDPYPVDKMKAVPWEYDSSSITEVTNIIGPGGMTRSGRILNAVKPNENLAQTSNQATMVPTEEGTTKDKGVVNKDAEEFLALIKKSDYRVVDQLHQTPSKISLLSLLVHSEKHRDALMKILNAAHVTKDIIVNQFDGMVANLTARACLSFNDHELPPQGKEHNKALHISIQCGKAHLSRVLIDTGSSLNVMPKATLDKIALEGLVVRPSRLVVKAFDGSQSPVFGEVDLPVVVGPHTFCINFQVMEIEPAYTCLLGRPWIHAAGAVTSTLHQKVKFVDGNSIVTVNGEEDIFVSNLDSYRYIEAGEKALETSFQALEIATAVTLPVEKIRRAVTSWRDLQDLKMEGWGKVPEVQEKKDRLGLGYQPTKKAAKEEQRFPPIVQTFVTGGYEHVSMISSMEGTSNFIRMIRPGEKLQNWTSLEIPEIVYISK, encoded by the coding sequence ATGCCTCGTCACGATGGCACAGTCAATGCAATCGAGGTCGTCACTGAGCAAGAGTTAGTTCAACAACGGAGTTCCCCTATAGAttcccttaagaggtatctactcgCAAGGGGGttcatcctagaacataacgaggcTTTTAAGGACACCCTGCAGAGACTCGTGGACCAAGGGATGATTCAGTTGAAAGAACACCCCGAGGAGGAGTATGTGGCCATGTTGGAGAGGAATGAGCCATTAATAATACCCAGTCCAGGAGCAAGGAAGACATTAATCATCCCCTGCGCCAAAGCACCATTAATGATACCCACGCAAGTACACACTAGGGTCATCCCAGTCAGAGATCCATATCCGGTGGACAAAATGAAAGCGGTCCCTTGGGAATATGATTCTAGTAGTATTACGGAAGTGACAAACATCATTGGGCCTGGAGGTATGACTCGTAGTGGTCGCATATTAAATGCTGTGAAACCGAATGAGAACTTAGCACAAACAAGTAATCAAGCTACTATGGTCCCGACTGAAGAAGGCACAACCAAGGATAAAGGGGTCGTTAACAAAGACGctgaagaattcttggcattaatcaagaaaagtgattatagagtggtggaCCAGTTACACCAAACCCCGTCCAAAATATCACTCCTCTCGCTGCTAGTACACTCGGAAAAACACCGAGATgctttgatgaaaatcctgaatgcCGCCCACGTAACTAAAGACATCATTGTAAATCAAtttgatggaatggtggctaatctcacCGCTAGGGCATGTTTAAGCTTCAATGATCATGAGCTACCCCCACAAGGGAAAgagcacaacaaagccttacatatctccatacaatgtggaAAAGCTCATCTATCCAGAGTTCTGATTGACACAGGGTCGTCactaaacgtgatgccaaaagccaCTCTCGACAAGATAGCTTTAGAGGGCCTGGTagttagaccaagtcgtctggtAGTCAAAGCCTTCGATGGATCACAAAGTCCGgtatttggagaagtagacctccCTGTAGTAGTTGGTCCCCATACGTTCTGCAtaaatttccaagtgatggaaattgaaCCTGCTTATACCTGCTTATTGGGACGTCCCTGGATTCATGCTGCTGGGGCAGTTACCTCCACTCTACATCAAAAGGTAAAGTTTGTGGATGGAAACTCTATAGTGACCGTCAATGGGGAGGAGGATATATTTGTTAGCAATCTGGACTCATACCGATACATCGAGGCTGGAGAAAAGGCGTTGGAAACCTCTTTCCAAGCACTAGAGATAGCAACCGCTGTCACACTACCAGTAGAAAAGATACGAAGGGCGGTGACATCCTGGAGAGACCTGCAAGACCTGAAgatggaaggctggggcaaagtgCCAGAAGTTCAAGAGAAGAAGGATCGTCTGGGGTTAGGATATCAACCAACAAAGAAGGCTGCAAAGGAAGAGCAACGATTCCCTCCGATCGTGCAAACTTTCGTCACAGGCGGATATGAGCACGTATCAATGATATCTAGCATGGAGGGTacatccaacttcatccgaaTGATCAGACCAGGAGAAAAGCTACAAAATTGGACAAGCCTAGAGATACCAGAGATAGTTtatatttcaaagtaa